The following coding sequences lie in one Halorussus rarus genomic window:
- a CDS encoding ABC transporter permease yields MSKFHRFLLKRLVTAFVLTIAAVTIIFVVLRLAPGNPLTTLLATGNIDPQTAAELRAQYGLDEPLHVQYFQYLTSLLTLQFGVSLRTGQPVMELLGGRIMNSLIVLLPALVTTAIVSTLAGFYAGWNRGGLFEKWSIVITTVFRSTPIFITAIFLLMIFAYGLDLLPVFGMRSPAASPTTWQEKFLSVDFLQHYILPFTAAALYYSGDFLLLARNGVVEKTGSEFLKLHKAKGMSDTEQLYRAGRNSLLPIVTYFALRTGMIFQGLVLLEVVFAWPGVGRELVLAIQRADYTTVQAAVFIMAVAVILGNLMADILYGYLDPTVSVGEATA; encoded by the coding sequence ATGAGTAAATTTCACCGATTCCTTCTCAAACGGCTAGTGACGGCGTTCGTACTGACAATCGCGGCAGTTACGATAATCTTCGTCGTACTGCGACTCGCTCCGGGGAATCCTCTCACGACGCTGTTGGCAACAGGAAACATCGACCCGCAGACTGCGGCCGAGCTGCGGGCGCAGTACGGGCTCGACGAGCCGTTGCACGTCCAGTACTTCCAGTATCTGACCTCGCTGCTGACGCTCCAGTTCGGGGTCTCGCTGCGGACCGGGCAGCCGGTCATGGAACTGCTCGGTGGGAGAATCATGAACTCCCTGATCGTCCTGTTACCGGCGCTGGTCACGACGGCCATCGTGAGCACCCTCGCCGGGTTCTACGCGGGGTGGAACCGTGGCGGCCTGTTCGAGAAGTGGTCGATAGTCATCACCACGGTCTTCCGATCGACCCCGATCTTCATCACGGCGATATTCCTGCTCATGATATTCGCGTACGGGCTGGACTTGCTCCCTGTGTTCGGGATGCGTAGCCCCGCTGCGTCACCGACCACGTGGCAGGAGAAGTTCCTCTCGGTGGACTTCCTGCAGCACTACATCCTGCCGTTCACCGCGGCGGCGCTGTACTACAGCGGCGACTTCCTGCTCCTGGCGCGGAACGGCGTCGTCGAGAAGACGGGGTCGGAGTTCCTCAAGCTCCACAAGGCGAAGGGGATGAGCGACACCGAGCAGCTCTACCGCGCCGGCCGGAACTCGCTGCTACCCATCGTGACGTACTTCGCACTCCGGACGGGGATGATCTTCCAGGGCCTCGTCCTCCTCGAAGTCGTGTTCGCCTGGCCGGGAGTCGGCCGCGAGCTCGTGCTCGCGATACAGCGAGCCGACTACACCACCGTCCAGGCCGCGGTGTTCATCATGGCGGTCGCGGTCATTCTGGGGAACCTCATGGCGGACATCCTCTACGGGTACCTCGATCCGACCGTCAGCGTCGGGGAGGCGACAGCATGA